In one Kiloniellales bacterium genomic region, the following are encoded:
- the ugpQ gene encoding glycerophosphodiester phosphodiesterase yields the protein MSPRLPRLMGHRGAAGVAPENTLASIRAARDEGMSWIEVDVMLTGDGRPVIFHDDSLRRTTGVDTPMAETSYDRLAALDAGSWFGTGFAGQRVPTLEAAMELALDLGLGVNIEIKPTPGRDVETAEIVLRASSDIWPSDRPPPLVSSFSTMSLAAARVLQPDWPRGLLVRGLPNGWRRQVEALGCVSVHLGNKLVNRFAVRRVKEAGYLVAVYTVNNARRARRFLSWGVDCVITDYPGQLAAALTD from the coding sequence GTGTCGCCGCGGCTGCCCAGGCTCATGGGACATCGCGGCGCCGCCGGGGTCGCGCCGGAGAACACTCTGGCCTCGATCCGGGCGGCGCGGGACGAAGGCATGTCCTGGATCGAGGTCGACGTCATGCTGACCGGCGACGGCCGCCCCGTGATCTTTCACGATGACAGCCTGCGGCGCACCACCGGTGTCGACACGCCCATGGCCGAGACTTCTTACGACCGCCTGGCGGCGCTCGACGCCGGGAGCTGGTTCGGCACTGGTTTTGCCGGGCAGAGAGTCCCGACCCTCGAAGCGGCGATGGAGCTGGCTCTGGATCTGGGCCTGGGCGTCAACATCGAGATCAAGCCCACGCCGGGCCGCGACGTCGAGACCGCCGAGATCGTGCTGCGCGCCTCGTCGGATATCTGGCCGTCCGACCGCCCGCCGCCCCTCGTCAGCAGCTTCAGCACCATGAGCCTGGCGGCCGCGCGCGTGTTGCAGCCCGACTGGCCGCGCGGGCTCCTGGTGCGGGGCCTGCCGAATGGCTGGCGCAGACAGGTCGAGGCCCTGGGCTGTGTGTCGGTTCATCTCGGCAACAAGCTGGTCAACCGCTTCGCCGTCCGGCGGGTCAAGGAGGCCGGTTACCTGGTCGCGGTCTACACGGTCAACAACGCGCGCCGCGCCCGGCGATTCCTGTCCTGGGGCGTGGACTGTGTGATCACGGACTACCCTGGCCAGCTTGCAGCGGCGCTGACGGATTAG
- a CDS encoding SDR family oxidoreductase — MSGKRGIVMGVANDHSIAWGVATKLREAGAELAFTYQGEPFAKRVRPLAASLDSNLVLPCDVENDEDIDELFDAVGKAWESLDFVVHAIAYSDKEELKGRYLDTTRDNFARTLSISCYSFTALAQRAQRLMTNGGSMVTLTYLGAERVTPNYNVMGVAKAALESSVRYLAADLGTEGVRVNAISAGPMRTLAGSAIADARFVFGWTKRNAPLRRNVDLGEVGAAGLYLLSDLSKGVTGEVHYVDGGYHVIGIPSPNSVGDG; from the coding sequence ATGAGTGGTAAGCGCGGCATCGTGATGGGCGTCGCGAACGATCATTCAATTGCTTGGGGAGTCGCGACAAAGCTGCGTGAGGCCGGGGCCGAACTGGCCTTCACCTATCAGGGCGAACCCTTCGCAAAGCGGGTGCGGCCGCTCGCCGCCTCGCTCGACTCGAACCTGGTCCTGCCCTGCGACGTGGAGAACGACGAGGACATCGACGAGCTGTTCGACGCCGTCGGGAAGGCCTGGGAAAGCCTCGATTTTGTCGTCCATGCCATCGCCTACTCGGACAAGGAAGAGCTTAAGGGCCGCTATCTGGACACCACGCGCGACAACTTCGCGCGGACTCTCTCGATCTCCTGCTACTCCTTCACCGCTTTGGCGCAGCGGGCACAGCGGCTGATGACCAACGGCGGCAGCATGGTGACCCTGACCTACCTCGGCGCGGAACGGGTCACCCCGAACTACAACGTCATGGGCGTGGCCAAGGCGGCCCTGGAATCCAGCGTCCGTTACCTCGCAGCCGACCTCGGCACCGAGGGGGTGCGGGTCAACGCCATCTCCGCCGGCCCGATGCGCACGCTGGCCGGCTCGGCGATCGCCGACGCGCGCTTCGTGTTCGGCTGGACCAAGCGCAACGCGCCGCTGAGGCGCAACGTCGATCTGGGCGAAGTCGGCGCGGCCGGGCTCTATCTGCTGTCCGACCTGTCCAAGGGCGTGACCGGCGAGGTGCACTACGTCGACGGCGGCTACCACGTGATCGGGATTCCCTCGCCCAACTCGGTCGGCGACGGTTAG
- the fabB gene encoding beta-ketoacyl-ACP synthase I: protein MRRVVVTGIGIVSSIGNNKQEVTESLRSGRSGVEYCEEYAELGFRSHVCGTIKLDIDSVLDRKLRRFMGDGAAFNYLAMQEAIADSGLDETEVSHERTGIVMGTGGTSTKDMTNAYQIAKDKSPRRVGPFMVPRIMANTNSATLATPFKIKGVNYSITSACATSAHCIGNGAELIQWGKQDIVFAGGGEELYWTATMLFDAMPALSSRYNDTPERASRAFDTGRDGFVISGGGGVVVLEELEHALARGAKIYAEVAGYGATSDGYDMVQPSGEGAVRCMRLAIESLGNTPVNYINTHGTSTPIGDSVELKAIKEVFGADLPRINSTKSLTGHALGAAGVNEAIYSLLMMDEGFVAASANIEELDPEAEGMPIVLERQDDVDLSCVMSNSFGFGGTNASLAFKRYDG from the coding sequence ATGCGGCGTGTCGTCGTGACCGGTATCGGGATCGTCTCCAGTATCGGCAATAACAAGCAGGAAGTGACCGAATCGCTCCGTTCCGGGCGTTCGGGCGTCGAGTACTGCGAAGAGTACGCCGAACTCGGCTTCCGCAGCCACGTCTGCGGAACGATCAAGCTGGACATTGATTCCGTCCTCGACCGCAAGCTGCGCCGCTTCATGGGCGACGGCGCGGCCTTCAACTACTTGGCCATGCAGGAAGCCATCGCGGATTCCGGCCTGGACGAGACCGAGGTCTCCCACGAGCGCACCGGTATCGTCATGGGCACCGGCGGCACCTCGACCAAGGACATGACCAACGCCTACCAGATCGCCAAGGACAAGTCGCCGCGGCGCGTCGGCCCCTTCATGGTGCCGCGCATCATGGCCAACACCAATTCGGCGACCCTGGCCACGCCCTTCAAGATCAAGGGCGTCAACTACTCGATCACCTCGGCCTGCGCGACCAGCGCGCACTGCATCGGCAACGGTGCCGAGCTGATCCAGTGGGGCAAGCAGGACATTGTCTTCGCCGGTGGCGGCGAGGAGCTCTATTGGACCGCGACCATGCTGTTCGACGCCATGCCGGCGCTGTCGTCGAGGTACAACGACACGCCCGAGCGGGCCTCGCGCGCCTTCGACACGGGCCGCGACGGCTTCGTCATCTCGGGCGGCGGCGGCGTCGTCGTGCTCGAGGAGCTGGAGCACGCGCTGGCGCGCGGCGCCAAGATCTACGCCGAGGTCGCCGGCTACGGGGCCACCTCCGACGGCTACGACATGGTCCAGCCCTCCGGCGAGGGGGCGGTGCGCTGCATGCGGCTCGCGATCGAGAGCCTCGGTAACACGCCGGTCAACTACATCAATACCCACGGCACCTCCACGCCGATCGGCGATAGCGTCGAGCTCAAGGCGATCAAGGAAGTCTTCGGCGCCGACCTGCCGCGGATCAACTCGACCAAGTCTCTGACCGGCCATGCGCTCGGGGCGGCGGGCGTCAACGAGGCGATCTATTCGCTGCTCATGATGGACGAAGGCTTCGTCGCCGCCTCGGCGAACATCGAGGAGCTGGACCCGGAGGCCGAGGGCATGCCGATCGTGCTCGAGCGTCAGGACGACGTGGACCTCAGCTGCGTCATGTCGAACAGCTTCGGCTTCGGCGGCACCAACGCCTCCTTGGCGTTCAAGCGCTACGACGGCTAG
- the fabA gene encoding bifunctional 3-hydroxydecanoyl-ACP dehydratase/trans-2-decenoyl-ACP isomerase: MSNRKYCFSYEELIDCAHGKLFGPGNAQLPLPPMLMVDRIVRINDDGGEHGKGEIIAELDIKPGLWFFGCHFENDPVMPGCLGLDALWQLVGFFLGWLGAPGRGRALGVGEVKLAGQVLPTAKRVIYQLNVKRVIMRKLVLGIADGSMTVDGEPVYEAKDLKVGLFTAPKPA, translated from the coding sequence GTGTCGAATCGCAAGTACTGTTTCAGCTACGAAGAACTCATCGATTGCGCCCACGGGAAGCTGTTCGGTCCCGGGAACGCGCAACTGCCCCTACCGCCTATGCTGATGGTCGACCGCATCGTCCGGATCAACGACGACGGCGGCGAGCACGGCAAGGGCGAGATCATCGCCGAGCTCGATATCAAGCCGGGCCTCTGGTTCTTCGGCTGCCACTTCGAGAACGATCCGGTCATGCCGGGCTGTCTCGGCCTCGATGCGCTCTGGCAACTGGTCGGCTTCTTCCTCGGCTGGCTCGGCGCCCCGGGACGGGGCCGCGCGCTCGGCGTCGGCGAGGTCAAGCTGGCCGGACAGGTGCTGCCCACCGCAAAGCGCGTCATCTACCAGTTGAACGTGAAGCGCGTGATCATGCGCAAGCTCGTGCTCGGGATCGCCGACGGCAGCATGACGGTGGACGGCGAGCCCGTTTACGAAGCCAAGGATCTTAAGGTCGGACTCTTCACCGCTCCGAAACCGGCTTAG
- a CDS encoding Fur family transcriptional regulator: MDHVTDMATERTFSVVIDRLQQAGLRPTRQRLALSRLLFEQGDRHLTAEQLHSEAIGANVRVSLATVYNTLHQFTKAGLLREVVVEAGRSYFDTNVSDHHHFYFEGRCQLVDIPEHAVKLAEMPTPPEGTRLSRVDVIIRVSDQ; the protein is encoded by the coding sequence ATGGATCATGTTACGGACATGGCTACGGAACGAACATTCAGCGTCGTGATTGACCGCCTCCAGCAGGCGGGTCTCCGGCCGACGCGTCAGCGCTTGGCCCTGTCGCGGCTGCTGTTCGAGCAGGGCGACCGGCATCTGACGGCCGAACAGCTCCACAGCGAGGCGATCGGGGCCAACGTCAGGGTCTCGCTGGCCACCGTCTACAACACGCTGCACCAGTTCACCAAGGCGGGGCTGCTGCGCGAGGTGGTGGTCGAGGCGGGCCGGTCCTACTTCGATACCAACGTCAGCGACCATCATCACTTTTATTTCGAGGGCCGCTGCCAGCTGGTCGATATCCCGGAGCATGCGGTCAAGCTGGCCGAGATGCCGACCCCGCCGGAGGGCACGCGCCTGAGCCGCGTGGACGTGATAATCCGCGTCTCGGACCAGTAG
- a CDS encoding rubrerythrin family protein → MPNLKNSKTEQNLKDAFSGESQANRRYLYFAQKADVEGYNDVAAVFRSTAEGETGHAHGHLQYLEEVGDPATGEPIGATSENLKAAIAGETHEYTDMYPGMARTAREEGFEEIADWFETLAKAEKSHAGRFQKALDTMDS, encoded by the coding sequence ATGCCTAATCTTAAGAACTCCAAGACCGAGCAGAACCTGAAGGACGCATTCTCCGGCGAGAGCCAGGCCAACCGCCGGTATCTCTACTTCGCGCAGAAGGCCGACGTCGAAGGTTACAACGACGTTGCTGCGGTGTTCCGTTCGACCGCCGAGGGTGAGACCGGCCACGCCCACGGGCACCTGCAGTACCTCGAGGAAGTCGGCGACCCCGCCACTGGCGAGCCGATCGGCGCGACCTCCGAGAACCTCAAGGCGGCGATCGCCGGCGAGACCCACGAGTACACCGACATGTACCCGGGCATGGCCCGCACCGCGCGGGAAGAGGGCTTCGAGGAGATTGCCGACTGGTTCGAGACCCTGGCGAAGGCTGAGAAGAGCCACGCCGGACGGTTCCAGAAGGCCCTGGACACGATGGACAGCTGA
- a CDS encoding heterodisulfide reductase-related iron-sulfur binding cluster, with protein sequence MREGSLDAPTRHPIAWQDPDFTDPEKIDAELRRVFDICHGCRRCFNLCDSFPRLFDLIDESESGELDSVDSKDFKPVVDACTLCDMCFLTKCPYVPPHEFDLDFPHLMLRYRAAELARGEIPRAHRELTKTDRNGRMGLFGAGLANWAGKTSNSLTRGVMESVAGVDPQAELPQFHGLTFELRARGEAAEVNRDAPAFGRKAALYATCFVNYNNPDIGSAARAVLTHNGVETEVVYPSCCGMPQLEQGDLAKVAATAKRVAKELGAWIDQGYDIVAPVPSCALMLKFEWPLIVPDDPAVKRLAEATFDISEYVVGIAKKEGLADGLRPLPGGVTVHLACHSRAQNMGQKAAELLRLVPDTEVQVVERCSGHGGSWGIMKDNFDTALKVGKPVVRQVAQAGKAFLASECPLAGSHIIQGLERLNGEDESPRPKTSAHPIELFARAYGLAE encoded by the coding sequence ATGCGCGAGGGCAGCCTCGACGCGCCGACGCGTCATCCCATCGCCTGGCAGGACCCCGATTTCACCGACCCCGAAAAGATAGATGCCGAGCTGCGCCGCGTCTTCGACATCTGCCACGGCTGCCGGCGCTGTTTTAATCTCTGCGATTCCTTTCCGCGCCTATTCGACCTGATCGACGAGTCCGAGAGCGGCGAGCTCGATTCGGTCGACTCGAAGGACTTCAAGCCGGTCGTCGACGCCTGCACGCTGTGCGACATGTGCTTCCTGACCAAATGCCCCTACGTGCCGCCGCACGAGTTCGACCTGGATTTCCCGCATCTCATGCTGCGTTACCGGGCGGCCGAGCTGGCCCGCGGCGAGATACCCCGGGCCCATCGCGAGCTGACCAAGACCGACCGCAACGGCCGCATGGGCCTGTTCGGCGCCGGGCTGGCCAACTGGGCCGGCAAGACCTCGAACAGCCTGACCCGGGGCGTCATGGAGAGCGTCGCCGGGGTCGACCCGCAGGCGGAGCTGCCCCAATTCCACGGCCTGACCTTCGAGTTGCGCGCGCGCGGCGAGGCCGCCGAGGTCAACCGCGACGCGCCAGCCTTCGGGCGGAAGGCGGCGCTCTACGCCACCTGCTTCGTCAACTACAACAACCCCGACATCGGATCGGCGGCGCGCGCGGTCCTGACGCACAACGGAGTCGAGACCGAGGTGGTCTATCCCTCGTGCTGCGGCATGCCCCAGCTCGAGCAGGGCGACCTGGCCAAGGTCGCCGCGACGGCGAAGCGCGTCGCCAAGGAGCTCGGCGCCTGGATCGACCAGGGCTACGACATCGTTGCGCCGGTGCCGTCCTGCGCGCTGATGCTGAAATTCGAGTGGCCGTTGATCGTGCCGGACGACCCGGCGGTCAAGCGTCTCGCCGAGGCGACCTTCGACATCAGCGAATACGTGGTCGGCATCGCCAAGAAGGAGGGGCTGGCCGACGGACTGCGCCCGCTGCCCGGCGGCGTGACGGTCCACCTCGCGTGCCACTCCCGGGCCCAGAACATGGGCCAGAAGGCGGCGGAACTCCTGCGGCTCGTCCCGGACACGGAGGTCCAGGTGGTCGAGCGCTGCTCGGGCCACGGCGGCTCCTGGGGCATCATGAAGGACAATTTCGATACCGCGCTCAAGGTCGGCAAGCCGGTCGTTCGGCAGGTCGCCCAGGCCGGCAAGGCTTTCCTGGCGTCCGAGTGCCCGCTGGCCGGCTCCCACATCATCCAGGGCCTGGAGCGCCTGAACGGCGAGGACGAGAGCCCTCGGCCGAAGACCTCCGCCCACCCGATCGAACTCTTCGCCCGCGCCTACGGCCTGGCAGAATAG